In Aedes albopictus strain Foshan chromosome 3, AalbF5, whole genome shotgun sequence, the following are encoded in one genomic region:
- the LOC115268465 gene encoding histone deacetylase complex subunit SAP18 — MAGLESMIVEDKQQSQKTVDREKTCPLLLRVFCSTGRHHSSNEYNHGSVPSNELQIYTWMDATLRELTTLVRDVNPETRRKGTYFDFAIVYPDRGSVYRMREIGVTCSGQKGADDTKTLAHAKFTIGDYLDINITPPNRLPPRGGRPRPY; from the exons ATGGCTGGACTGGAATCGATGATTGTCGAGGATAAACAGCAGTCGCAAAAAACTGTGGACCGGGAAAAG ACTTGCCCACTGCTGCTCCGGGTGTTCTGCTCGACCGGAAGGCATCACTCGTCCAACGAGTACAACCACGGTAGTGTTCCTTCGAACGAACTGCAAATCTACACGTGGATGGACGCCACCCTGCGGGAACTGACGACCCTGGTGCGAGACGTCAATCCGGAAACCCGCCGCAAGGGAACCTATTTTGACTTTGCTATCGTTTACCCCGATCGTGGATCGGTCTACCGGATGCGCGAGATCGGCGTAACCTGTTCCGGCCAGAAGGGAGCGGACGACACGAAGACGCTGGCCCACGCCAAGTTCACCATCGGAGACTATCTGGACATTAACATTACACCACCGAACCGCCTGCCCCCGCGGGGCGGACGACCAAGACCATACTAG